The nucleotide sequence TTACAGCGTTCTGAGCGCTGCGCAGTGAAATTCCAACGATCTCATTAGCATATGCGCGCATTTGTTGTTCATAATCTGAAATTGCCTTGACTAACTCTTCGTGGCCGGACGCTACACTGGCAAGCTTCTGCGTGAGTAAAAGTGCGTCTCGCAGCGCTGTGTTCGCTCCTGAGCCTGTCATTGGCGTCATGTTGTGAATAGCATCCCCAAGTAATGTGACGGTGCTGGATTTCCAGGGTAGAAGATGGGGCATACTGCGTAAATGTAGCGGAGAGATGTTTTCCATATCACTTTGTTGAACCAGAGTATGTAGGCTTGGGTCCCACGAAATCATACGCGATTGAACCAGATCGCAGAGGGCTTCAGCGGAAAAATCGGTGATATTGTCAGGAAGACTATCTGTTGCTGCTACGTAAACCCATACGATAAAATTATCGATTTCCGCTAAGGATGCCTCTACATGAATATTCACTGGGGCACGCCACATAGAGATGAACAACCAGTCGGGGCTTTTAGGGACGATACTATTGGGTGTACCATCGCGGAAATTTTGGGGTAGCAACGCGGTGAGAGCCGGGGTAAGACGTGCACGACCAATGATCATACTAACACCAACATCGAATCTTTCGATAAAAGGAAGGTACTGCTTACGTACTTTTGAATTGCTACCGTCTGCACCGACAAGGACATCGACATTTTCGTGACTGCCATCGGCAAAGAAAATTTTAATACCACCGTTTTCAATATGTTCATAACGGACGAATGTTTTGTTCCATTGAATGGTATTTGCAAGCCCCTTGTTGAGTATTTCTTTCAGTTCAGTTCTGCTAATTGACAAACGTTGTTCGGAAATAATTTTCCCTGCCATTGGAGAAATACCGCCATGAACGGCGAGAAGACGCATACGTTCATTATAAAACCGGGATTGTCCGCCAATATATCTTGATGCCTCCTCAAAGGCTAGCCAGTTTTCAGCCGGGAGGCATTCTTGCAGTGCTTGCTTACCGAATGAATTTATATGAATTCCATAACCCGGAAGTATGGATGATGCGGCAGAGTTTCGTTCATATATCGTCACTTTTATTCCATGTTTACGTAATCCATGGGCTAAACATGTACCACCAATCCCCGCCCCAATAATGCCGACATGCATAGTATTTCTCCTGTTGTAGATACGAGCGATTCTGGCTAAATCGTGGTGATTATATCTATTTGATATTATCTAATTACAGCCATGACTTTTTTGTAGTATTTAAAATAAAAATATACTGTACATAGAAATAGAGCAAGAAAGCTTGGAGTTTTATCGCTAAAAATAGTTGGCAAAAAAATTATGTCTCTGTTTATTAAGCAATATTTAATTAAAAAATTGATCGCTTAAATTGTCAAAGTGAATTTTTAATGTTTAAGTTTTATAATTTTCCATAAAATTAACACTTTATAGTGATATGAGTGTTAATATAGCTTTATGTCTATTTTACGTATTCAAGACCACATGACAGTAAATGATGTTTGTGTGAATAAATTAATATTCATCTTGTTTCGATCTTCAACTATTTAAGATGTTTATTAATGTGATTATTAATAACTCCACTGCTCTCTAATTTCTATTCCAATTGAATTTAAGATATTTTTCTCCCAATTATGAAATATTTTATTACTCGTTGTCATGAAATTTATGCGGGTGATATCTATACTATCATTTGTAATCTATTATTCGTGATCATAGGCTAGTACTACTGATTTGTCATTTTGTTCGGAGAAATAAATATGAGTAATCAGGACGTCAAAGCGATGTATAACCGATATCCATATCCTAGTTCTGCTATTGGAGACAATCTTATTTATGATATGGCTACGGTGATAAGGCTTATATTTAAGCCGGATTATTTAACGGGAAAATATGTGCTTGATTTAGGCTGTGGAACGGGGCATCGTTTGTTAGGGCTGGCAAGTATGTATCCCGATACCCAATTTGTGGGTATTGATATGACGGATAAAGCGTTAGAGGTGGCAGATAAGTTGATATCTTATCATCAGTTGGATAACGTCACGCTAGAAAATAATACGATTGAGAAGCTAACACGAGATAATCAATTTGATGTTGTTGTTTCTACCGGTGTTATCCATCATATGGAATTTCCACAAGAGGGTTTTTTAGCCGCTTCACGTTCATTAAATGAAGAGGGGATAGCGCTTATTTGGCTATACAACGCGATAGGAGAATATGAACGATTGAGGCAGCGAGAACTTTTGCAGATTTTTGTAAAACAAAATCATGCAGAAGAGTATTTTTTAAATACTGATTTAATGAATAAGCTATGCGATAACTTAAGTCGAAATCAATATGGCGATAGTACAGCTAATCATTTAGATGATAGTGTTGATCAGGTTGCTGTTAATGTAGATGCATTTTTGAATCCTATCGTCAACGCATACAGATATGATGAAATATGCGATTTTTATTATCAAGCTGGCTTTAAACGTGTGAGATGTTGTGGGTTCAATCGTGAAAACGGCAATAAGCTTTTTGCTGGATGTTGCGATCAATTCAATGATGAATATTTTCTTCAATATCGAGATTTGCTTTTAGATGAACAATTAAATGAAATCTTTAATGCTCTTGATTATAACCAAAAGATTCGTGCTATCGAGCTCTTATGGAAGCCAACCGGCATATCTTCGATAGGATTTAAATCTGAAAATGCCCAGTCTTTTGTCAATGATTGGCTAAGAGGATAAGACGAGGAATAACGGTTATTCTCGGATAGTTGGTTAAACTTTCGTAAAATGAGTGCCAAGCCAGAAACATCCACTTTCTAGTTTCTGGCTATTTTGGATTGACAAATTCGAGTTAATCGTAATATTCCGGTGCCTGACGGAATGTTGGCCAGGCATCTGGATCGTGTCCCGTTACCACGATTGCATTCGTGCGTTTGGCTAGATGCCGTAGTTTTTGCACCGAACGTACGGTTTCAATGGTAGAGGTGAGAAACCCCGGCAGCGCCCGTTCTTCCCAGTGGTCGAGGGTATAAGCGGCATCAATCGTTAACAGCAGGCTACCACTGTTCGGCAGGGTGACCAGTAGTGATTGGTGTCCTGGCGAATGCCCCGGAGTAAATACCGTTTTTAACGTGCCATCGCCGTAAACATCAAACATGTCATTGCGTTCCCCATCGAGAAACTCCCATTTCAGACCTGACCGGTCAAAGTCCTTGCGGATATAGCCACCAGCAGCAAACCAGTCAGGTGTGTAGGCGTATTCATATTCACGTCGCTGTACGATATGTGTCGCGTTAGGGAAGCGTCCTATTGCACCAGTGTGATCGAGATGAAGATGGGATTGCACCACATAGCGGATATCTGCGGGATCGATATCCAACTTTTTAACTTGAGCGATACAACCTTCATCTTCACGCATCACCGGCCAGTAGGTTTTGGTGATAGTTCCCCAGTAGCCTTCGGGGTCAGTTGCAGTTTCAACTGCATTGCCACCGTCAATTAGCGTATGGCCGTTAGGATGAGTGAGTAAAAAAAAGGGAATCGGAATTTCATAATCGGCACCATTACCCTGATTCATCTTAATGTTGTGAACCTTACATTTGATGGTTCCGGTTTGCAGCATATACAGGCGAATGTCTGACATAATGTTAACCTTTTTATCGAGTTTGTTAGGGTAGTTCAAGTTTGGAAGGCTACTGGTGCATGGCGGCTACCAGCATTACCTTACCTCAAAAGTGTTAAATCGAAAGTGTGCTAAATTGAAAGTACTAAATCGAAAGTGCTAAATCGAAAGTGCTAAATCGGCATAACCTCTAACACCAAATTTTGATTTAGCTGATTTCACCGCATCTAAAACCGCAGCAGCCATGACTTCAGCCGCGAGAATACCAACAATATTCACCGATGAGTCCACACCACCTGTTGCCGCTGCAAAAATAGTATCCCCGTCACTCATGGTATGAACGGGGTATATTGTCCTCGCCAGACCATCATGAGCCATCTGGGCAACTTTTTTCATCTGGCTTTTATTCATATTGGCGTTACAACAAATTATGCCAATGGTCGTATTTGTTCCCTGAGTGAAATTATTATCTTTATTATTTTTTATAATGTAGGGAATGAGATCGATAAGATGACCGTTTTCATCACATGCGCCCGCAATAGTTTTACCATTTTTAGGGTCTCTGATTTCACCAACAGCATTTACAACAACCATTGCGCCAATTGTTAGCCCATCAGGTAATTTAACCGATGCGGTCCCAAGCCCACCTTTCATGGCTTTGTCAAAACCAGCTATCTTACCAATAGTGGCCCCGGTGCCAGCGCCAATATTTCCCGATGGAAAAGGGGTTACAGAAGCGTTTTGTGCGGCAAGGTAGCCCATTTTAGCGTCAGGACGCACCGCAGGATCGCCAAAATTTAGATCAAAAATTATTGCGGCAGGAACGATAGGTACGACAGTAACACCGACATCAAAACCTTTTTTTCTTTCTTCAAGATAGCGCATTACGCCAGAGGCGGAATCTAATCCAAAAGCACTCCCTCCACTTAGCACCACGGCATTAACTTTCTGGACAGTGTTAATGGGATCTAAAAGCTCGGTTTCCCTTGTCCCCGGTGCGGAGCCTCTGACATCAACGCCACAAACAGCGCCGTCGTCGAAAATAATGATGCTACAACCGGTTTGTTGCAACTCATCTTCAGCATGTCCAACCTTAACACCCGGTACATCTAAAATGGTTCCATTTGTCTTATGCATAAATGTTCACACCTCAATCTCTAAAGTAACTCATTACAGGTTTTAATGATTTTTGAGGTGAATCATAGCAAAGGTGACCAAACAAACTGTGATTTTTAGTGGGAATTCGGTTTGATAAACGAAGGGGGATATTTATCTATCAATCAGAAAAGTTAATTTTTTCCGTGTCTCCTGCTGCCAGCGTTTCAAGACTGGTAGGGGATAGTGGAATGCGAGGGGAGGGTATTGCCCAATGTTTGATATCGTGGAGAATGGCAGAACAGATTTTTCCCTGACAAGCCCCCATACCGCACCGCGTCGCCATTTTTGCACTATTCCAATCCTGAAAGGGTTCAAGCTCGTTTAAATGTACGTCTTCACAACGACAGATCAAGGTATCGGGTGGAAGCGCCCGTGCGATCTCTTCATTCAATTTAAACGTCTGTGCCACCGCGGTTGCAAAATGTTGCCATTTTACTCGTTTTTGCCGCCATTTTTCAGCCAGAGCGCATTGACCACTTGCTGCAAACCCGGCAATAAATCCTTCACAAAGTACAAGCTCACTGCCACCAATACCTGTGCATTCTCCTGCGGCATATACACCAGATAGGGTCGTCTGTTGCCACGCATCTACCTGAATATTTCCTTGTTCATCCAGCAAGCAACCAAGCAATTGTGCCAATTCCGTATTGGGTCTTAAACCAAAACCACAAGCTAAACGCGTACAGGATAGTTTCTGCTTCTGCCCTTTATTGCTGATATACACGCCAGTCAACCTGCCTTCTACCGAGGTTTCCACTCCCAACACCATACTGTTTTTGTAATAATTTTTAAGCGGTATGAGCGTGATGGCTTGATGCAACTTGTTAGGCCAGCGGAACAACTGCAAGCCAAACGAAAATAAGCGGTACAAAGGCGCTTGTTCAACGATACCAGCTACGTTTCCTCCCGCTTTTTTTACCGTCTGCGCAACCGCGAGCAAAAGGGGACCGCTACCGGCAATAACAACACGCTCACCCGTCATAGGGAGACCACTTTTTATCAACGCCTGTAATCCGCCTGCACCTGTGACACCCGGTAATGTCCATCCGGGAAAGGGAAGTAATTTTTCTTTGGCTCCAGTACAAAGAATGATGCGTTGGTAGTGAACTATTCGGTGCCGGCTTGCCGTTTCAACAATCACACATTGGTTGTCTACTGCAATCACTTTACAACCGGGTAAATAGATCAGGGCATCTTCTGATGTTACTGATAAATAACGTTTCGCCATCGGTGGCAATGTATGAAATGGCCCTTGACGCCAAATTTGTCCGCCTGCTCTGGGATTGTCATCAATCAGGATAACGGATTGTTGCCCTTGTATGGCCGCCTGTGCAGTAGCTAATCCCGCGGGTCCTGCACCAATAACCAGCACATCACAACGCAATACTGTAGAAGAAGATGATGTTGCCATGTTCAGATCCTCTCGACTTTCATACCCATTTCACAAACTGTCTGGCACGCGACACAGTGGTGACCATTGATCATCAAACGGCACTCCTGACAGATCCCCATACCACAAAAAGGTACTCTTAATTGATGTGATACAGATATACGGCAATGTTCATCACCGGTATAAGCTAGCGCCGCCGCAACAGTAATCCCCGTAGGCACGGTGATCAATTCGCCATCGATAAACAGAGCAATAAATGGGGGTTTGTTGAGTGTCATAGCAACCTCTGATGGGCCATAGCAGTAAAACGTGCAGGCTGGTAAGGCAAGGGATCAATCTCCGTTTTGCTATTCAGCATCAATGCGGAGATGATTTTGGCACTGCCCGGTGCGGTCGTCACACCTAATCCTTCATGGCCTACGGCCAGCCATAGCCATTCATAAGCAGGATGCTGTCCCAATAGAGGCAAGCCATCTGGAGTTGCAGCACGAAAGCCGGACCAGCAACGTAGAATATTCATCTGACCAAGCTGAGGTAAAAAATGAAGTGCTCGCTGGAGCATAGAACGGAGTAGTCCGAGATCAATAGTGTGTTTTTCGTTATGGAACTGGCGTGAAGATCCAATTAAAAGCTGACCAGTAGGGCGAGCCTGAACGTTGAAAGCGATTGACGTGCCATTCGATGCATGTGTACTGGCGCTGTACCCTAATTCCACCAGTTGATGTGTGATGCAGGTAGGGTAACGATCGGTAATCGCCAATTGCCCTTTTTTAGGAACAAGCGGTAATTCAGGTAACAGATGTGTGCTCCACAGCCCATTTGCTAACAATATTCTCGGCGCGCAATATTTCTTTCCATCACGTAGCACAACGGTCTGAGGCTTTAAGGCATGCACTTGGCCTTTAATAAACTGAATTTTTTCATTACCGCTAGCAAGAAACCAGTGTACGACATTCGGCGCATAGACCATCCCATCCCCAGGAACAGACAAACCACCAGCAATCCCACGCCTCACCATCGGTTCCATCTGGTGAATCTGTGTTGCTGTCATCGGCATATTCTCAATGCCATAGGCGGCGAGACGTGCGCTCTTTTCCTCAGCAAGTGCCATTTCATCCTCAGCATCCGCCAGCCAAAGTGTGCCACATCCACGCCATGCACAATTTTCTGGCATATGTGGGGTGAATGTTCGCCATATATCTAATGAGTAACTGCTCAGTGCCAATTCAGCAGGATTATCGTCCATACACACGAGATGCCCCATTCCTGCCTGTGTCGCCCCTTTACCACCATTATCAATCACAACAACTCTCAAACCATCCTGTACTAACTGATAAGCACATGCGGCTCCAACGATGCCAGCACCAACGATAATGACATCCGATATTTGGCAGGGCGTCATACATTGATTCCCCAGACAAAAGGATCGCTCTTGGCAATGATTAATTTGTTATCACCGTAAACATGCGCTGTTCCCCGGATCACTGGGGCAATTTTCTGACCAATCCACTGATATTGGGCTTCAAAAACGCTACCAATAATGCTGGACTGGCACCAAATCTCACCCGGCTGCAATTTTCCATCCGCCGCTAAGCAGGCTAACTTAGCACTTGTTCCAGTGCCACACGGTGAACGGTCATAGGCTTTTCCCGGACATAACACAAAATTGCGACTATCCGCATGGTTATCAGGAGCAAACAATTCAATATGGTCGATACACTCACCCTTTTCACCGGTGATCCCCGCTTGGGCCAGTGCTTGCCTAACGGCCCAACTGTATTGCGTAAGTTCATCGATATGGTTGGGGGTTAGAAACAGGTTATGCTGACCGATCAGAAAAAACCAATTTCCGCCCCAGGCAATATCTCCATTAACATCACCCACACCGGGCACGTTGACAGTGACATTTTGCTGATAACGATAAGAGGGGACATTATAAACAGACACTGCGCCATCCTGATGGAGTACCGCCTCTACCATCCCAACCGGCGTCTCAATTTTATATTTGCTGGGGGTCAACCAGCCCAGATGATGGAGCGAAGCAATAAGGCCCATAGTGCCGTGGCCGCACATGCCTAAATACCCCGCGTTATTAAAGAAAATCACTCCCATATCGGCGTCAGGTACAGCAGGCGGACATAAAAGTGCACCGACCAACACATCATTCCCTTTGGGTTCAAGAATGAGAGCCTTGCGCCAGTGATCAAATTCGGTTTCAAAGCGTTGACACTGTTTGGCAACGGTTCCTTTGCCAAGAGACGGAAATCCCTCGATTACTGTCCGGGTGGGTTCTCCACCGGTGTGTGAATCAATGACGCGAACAATCTGATAATCATGTTTATCTGCCATAAAGCCACCCAATTAACGTATTTTTAATGCCGTCGCGATCCATCTTGAAATCCATAGGGTATAAATAGTGGCGTAGTATTTCGTTTGCCGCTTGATGAATTTCATACTGCAATATGCTGAAATCAGCACAATGAAAAATTATAAATAAAACTGATGATGATTTCTGTTTTTACCAGAAGAACAATGTATAAATTAATCTATAAAATCAAATTAACCAGACACGAGTCAAAAATCCTATTTTACGGGTAATAGACTGGAGATATCGATGATGAATATATACCGAAACGGCATTGGCACAAATGGTCATGATGCTTGTAATGTTGAGTTTTTAGCGGCGCTTTGTAGTGGATTAGTTAATCACAAACCCAGTAACCTGCAAGATATTCTCAATGCGGTTGCCTTAATTACACCATTGCTAAATGCGATTCCCAGCGTGGTTTTCTTTATCAAAGATATTAAAGCACGTTATCTAATTGCGAACCTTACGCTAGCCACACGCTGCGGGTTTAAGTCGATCTCTTCGCTACTCGGTAAAACCTCTTCCGAAATCTTTCCTGCTCAGATGGGCAGTTGTTACACGGAACAGGATTTACGTGTGTTGCATCAAGGGGTAATTATCCAAAACCAACTGGAACTCCACTTTTATCATGGACGCAAAGCAGGTTGGTGCATGACATATAAATTGCCATTGTATAACCAACATAATCACATTATTGGTATGGCAGGAATTTCTCATGATTTGATGGAAGTTAAGGAAAATCACCCTGTGTACCAAAAGTTGGCTATCGTCGATGATTATATTCGTGAACATTTTGATCGAACAATTCGCCTCGACGAGCTAACTCATTTAACATGCCTCTCGGTTGCTCAATTGGAACGTTACTGTAAACGTATCTTTCACCTGACACCTCGGCAGATGATCCACAAAATTAGAATTGAAAAAGCGTCTGAATTGCTGGCGACGGAATTACCTATCACAGATGTCGCTTTGCGATGTGGTTATACCGATCACAGCGCATTTACTCGGCAATTTAAGACCTCAACTGGACTCACGCCCAGTGATTTTCGTCAGTCAATAGGGGTGGAGTAATTTACCGTTTTACTCATGCTTCCAGTCTTTCCGTTCTTTTGTGATCCAATAAGTTTGCCATTCCTATTATGCTAATTTCGTCATTGTTTACTGTGAAAAGTGACAAGCTTCTCTGTAGTGAAATAGCCATTATTCCATTAAAACCAATGAATCACATTTTTTTAACAAGATAAAAACAATTCGTATTCTAAATATCAAGTAAATCAATGGCGATCAAAGGATAGAGCGATGAACAAGAGAAAAGTTAATTGGCATGGTGTTTTTCCAGCAGTGACAACACAATTTAACTCCGATTTTTCCATTAATTTGGATGCCACACAGAAGGTAATGACCAACCTGATTAAAGATGGGGTTTCCGGTTTAGTCGTCAATGGTTCTGTGGGGGAAAATACATCTCTGTCTATGAAAGAGAAGCGTACTATCGTTGAACTCGCATTAGATGTTGCTGGTGGAAAAGTTCCCGTTCTTTCGGGTATCGCAGAATTGACAACCGATAATGCGTGCAAAATGGTCTCTGAATGCCGTCAGGCAGGGGCTAATGGAGTGATGATCATGCCGCCACTGGTTTATACGCCAACACCGAAAGAAAACCGAGCGTATTTCCGTACAATAGCGGCCTCTACCGATTTACCCGTCATGCTATATAACAACCCTCTGCTGTATAAAAATGATATTACGCCGAAAATTCTGACCTCTCTGGCCGATTGCGAAAATATCGTGGCATTTAAAGATTCATCAGGCAATACCCGTCCTTTTAGTGATATTCCCAATGAAGCGGGTGATCGCTTCATTCTTTTTGCTGGTTTGGATGACGTCGTTTTAGAGTCAGTCGCAGTGGGCGCGGAAGGTTGGATTTCAGGTATGTCGAATGCTTTTCCACGGGAAGGGGAGACTTTATTCCGTCTGGCTAAACAGAAACGTTATGAAGAAGCTCGGGAATTATATCGCTGGTTTATGCCTCTGTTGCATTTGGATTTCCGTCCTGATTTGGTGCAATGCATCAAGTTGTGTGAAGAGATGGTTGGCCGTGGGAGTGCCATTACCCGTCCACCGCGTCTACCTCTCGAAAGGGAAACATTGGCTGAAGTTCGCGCCATTGTAGAACAAGCCCTTGCTAATCGTCCTTCACTGCCTGATGTCGGTCTCTGAATGGAGCGGTAACTGTTTTTGATATCCTTGGAGGAAGCGCTATGTTGGTAACACATTCAGGTAGGCAGTTTATTGGTGGTCGCAGGCAAGCAGAGGGGGAACGCTGTTTGCACAGTCGGCGGGCGGTGGATAACGCACCAACGGGTTATGCGTTTTATCAAGCTACACGACATGAGGTCGATCTCGCCGCCCAAGCCGCCGCCGATGCATTTACCCGTTATAGCCAGACATCGTTAGAAGAACGTGCCGTTTTTTTAGATAAAATTGCCGATGAAATTGATGCTCTTGGTGATGACTTCATTGCCCTTGTATCAGAAGAAACGGCGCTACCACCAGCCAGAATTCAAGGTGAACGGTCGAGAACCAGCGGGCAAATGAGGCTGTTTGCCACGCTGTTACGCCGTGGTGATATGCATGCTGCCCGCATTGATACTGCGCAACCTGCAAGAAAACCCCTCCCTAGAGTTGATATTCGCCAATGCCATATTCCTCTAGGCCCTATTGCGGTTTTCGGTGCCAGTAATTTCCCGTTGGCTTTTTCTACTGCTGGTGGTGACACGGCGTCAGCGTTAGCGGCGGGCTGCTCTGTTGTTTTCAAAGCACATAGTGGCCATATGGCTACTGCCGAAATCATCGCAGAAGCCATTGGACGCGCTATTATCGCCGCACAAATGCCCGCGGGTGTATTCAATATGATTTATGGCAATAGCGTGGGGGCCGATCTAGTCAAACACCCCATTATTCAGGCCGTTGGTTTTACCGGTTCACTTGCTGGTGGACGTGCACTGTTCGATATGGCGATGCAGCGACCACAACCTATTCCGGTTTTTGCTGAAATGTCGAGTATCAACCCGGTCATTGTGCTGCCAAACGCCTTAGCACAGCGGGGGAAACCGATCGCCCAAGAACTGGCAAATTCATTCACATTAGGTAGCGGTCAGTTTTGTACCAAGCCAGGAATAATCTTGGGTATTCGTTCACCAGAGTTTGATCAATTTATTACTCAATTAACGCGGGAAATCACGCTTCGCCCGGCGCAGTCAATGCTGAACCAAGGCACATTACTTAACTACCAAAAAGGTATTCATCAACTGGATGATGAACCCTTAATGACACGGTTAGCCATTGGCGAACATCATGAAAATCAGGCAAGT is from Photorhabdus laumondii subsp. laumondii and encodes:
- a CDS encoding stiblene epoxidase; this translates as MHVGIIGAGIGGTCLAHGLRKHGIKVTIYERNSAASSILPGYGIHINSFGKQALQECLPAENWLAFEEASRYIGGQSRFYNERMRLLAVHGGISPMAGKIISEQRLSISRTELKEILNKGLANTIQWNKTFVRYEHIENGGIKIFFADGSHENVDVLVGADGSNSKVRKQYLPFIERFDVGVSMIIGRARLTPALTALLPQNFRDGTPNSIVPKSPDWLFISMWRAPVNIHVEASLAEIDNFIVWVYVAATDSLPDNITDFSAEALCDLVQSRMISWDPSLHTLVQQSDMENISPLHLRSMPHLLPWKSSTVTLLGDAIHNMTPMTGSGANTALRDALLLTQKLASVASGHEELVKAISDYEQQMRAYANEIVGISLRSAQNAVIHFSIPPLKQRHLSIRRNKSQSHQHRR
- a CDS encoding class I SAM-dependent methyltransferase, translated to MSNQDVKAMYNRYPYPSSAIGDNLIYDMATVIRLIFKPDYLTGKYVLDLGCGTGHRLLGLASMYPDTQFVGIDMTDKALEVADKLISYHQLDNVTLENNTIEKLTRDNQFDVVVSTGVIHHMEFPQEGFLAASRSLNEEGIALIWLYNAIGEYERLRQRELLQIFVKQNHAEEYFLNTDLMNKLCDNLSRNQYGDSTANHLDDSVDQVAVNVDAFLNPIVNAYRYDEICDFYYQAGFKRVRCCGFNRENGNKLFAGCCDQFNDEYFLQYRDLLLDEQLNEIFNALDYNQKIRAIELLWKPTGISSIGFKSENAQSFVNDWLRG
- the attM gene encoding AttM family quorum-quenching N-acyl homoserine lactonase, with the protein product MSDIRLYMLQTGTIKCKVHNIKMNQGNGADYEIPIPFFLLTHPNGHTLIDGGNAVETATDPEGYWGTITKTYWPVMREDEGCIAQVKKLDIDPADIRYVVQSHLHLDHTGAIGRFPNATHIVQRREYEYAYTPDWFAAGGYIRKDFDRSGLKWEFLDGERNDMFDVYGDGTLKTVFTPGHSPGHQSLLVTLPNSGSLLLTIDAAYTLDHWEERALPGFLTSTIETVRSVQKLRHLAKRTNAIVVTGHDPDAWPTFRQAPEYYD
- a CDS encoding P1 family peptidase, with product MHKTNGTILDVPGVKVGHAEDELQQTGCSIIIFDDGAVCGVDVRGSAPGTRETELLDPINTVQKVNAVVLSGGSAFGLDSASGVMRYLEERKKGFDVGVTVVPIVPAAIIFDLNFGDPAVRPDAKMGYLAAQNASVTPFPSGNIGAGTGATIGKIAGFDKAMKGGLGTASVKLPDGLTIGAMVVVNAVGEIRDPKNGKTIAGACDENGHLIDLIPYIIKNNKDNNFTQGTNTTIGIICCNANMNKSQMKKVAQMAHDGLARTIYPVHTMSDGDTIFAAATGGVDSSVNIVGILAAEVMAAAVLDAVKSAKSKFGVRGYADLALSI
- a CDS encoding FAD-dependent oxidoreductase → MATSSSSTVLRCDVLVIGAGPAGLATAQAAIQGQQSVILIDDNPRAGGQIWRQGPFHTLPPMAKRYLSVTSEDALIYLPGCKVIAVDNQCVIVETASRHRIVHYQRIILCTGAKEKLLPFPGWTLPGVTGAGGLQALIKSGLPMTGERVVIAGSGPLLLAVAQTVKKAGGNVAGIVEQAPLYRLFSFGLQLFRWPNKLHQAITLIPLKNYYKNSMVLGVETSVEGRLTGVYISNKGQKQKLSCTRLACGFGLRPNTELAQLLGCLLDEQGNIQVDAWQQTTLSGVYAAGECTGIGGSELVLCEGFIAGFAASGQCALAEKWRQKRVKWQHFATAVAQTFKLNEEIARALPPDTLICRCEDVHLNELEPFQDWNSAKMATRCGMGACQGKICSAILHDIKHWAIPSPRIPLSPTSLETLAAGDTEKINFSD
- a CDS encoding 2Fe-2S iron-sulfur cluster-binding protein, yielding MTLNKPPFIALFIDGELITVPTGITVAAALAYTGDEHCRISVSHQLRVPFCGMGICQECRLMINGHHCVACQTVCEMGMKVERI
- a CDS encoding NAD(P)/FAD-dependent oxidoreductase, with the translated sequence MTPCQISDVIIVGAGIVGAACAYQLVQDGLRVVVIDNGGKGATQAGMGHLVCMDDNPAELALSSYSLDIWRTFTPHMPENCAWRGCGTLWLADAEDEMALAEEKSARLAAYGIENMPMTATQIHQMEPMVRRGIAGGLSVPGDGMVYAPNVVHWFLASGNEKIQFIKGQVHALKPQTVVLRDGKKYCAPRILLANGLWSTHLLPELPLVPKKGQLAITDRYPTCITHQLVELGYSASTHASNGTSIAFNVQARPTGQLLIGSSRQFHNEKHTIDLGLLRSMLQRALHFLPQLGQMNILRCWSGFRAATPDGLPLLGQHPAYEWLWLAVGHEGLGVTTAPGSAKIISALMLNSKTEIDPLPYQPARFTAMAHQRLL
- a CDS encoding 4-hydroxyproline epimerase translates to MADKHDYQIVRVIDSHTGGEPTRTVIEGFPSLGKGTVAKQCQRFETEFDHWRKALILEPKGNDVLVGALLCPPAVPDADMGVIFFNNAGYLGMCGHGTMGLIASLHHLGWLTPSKYKIETPVGMVEAVLHQDGAVSVYNVPSYRYQQNVTVNVPGVGDVNGDIAWGGNWFFLIGQHNLFLTPNHIDELTQYSWAVRQALAQAGITGEKGECIDHIELFAPDNHADSRNFVLCPGKAYDRSPCGTGTSAKLACLAADGKLQPGEIWCQSSIIGSVFEAQYQWIGQKIAPVIRGTAHVYGDNKLIIAKSDPFVWGINV
- a CDS encoding helix-turn-helix domain-containing protein encodes the protein MMNIYRNGIGTNGHDACNVEFLAALCSGLVNHKPSNLQDILNAVALITPLLNAIPSVVFFIKDIKARYLIANLTLATRCGFKSISSLLGKTSSEIFPAQMGSCYTEQDLRVLHQGVIIQNQLELHFYHGRKAGWCMTYKLPLYNQHNHIIGMAGISHDLMEVKENHPVYQKLAIVDDYIREHFDRTIRLDELTHLTCLSVAQLERYCKRIFHLTPRQMIHKIRIEKASELLATELPITDVALRCGYTDHSAFTRQFKTSTGLTPSDFRQSIGVE
- a CDS encoding dihydrodipicolinate synthase family protein: MNKRKVNWHGVFPAVTTQFNSDFSINLDATQKVMTNLIKDGVSGLVVNGSVGENTSLSMKEKRTIVELALDVAGGKVPVLSGIAELTTDNACKMVSECRQAGANGVMIMPPLVYTPTPKENRAYFRTIAASTDLPVMLYNNPLLYKNDITPKILTSLADCENIVAFKDSSGNTRPFSDIPNEAGDRFILFAGLDDVVLESVAVGAEGWISGMSNAFPREGETLFRLAKQKRYEEARELYRWFMPLLHLDFRPDLVQCIKLCEEMVGRGSAITRPPRLPLERETLAEVRAIVEQALANRPSLPDVGL